CGGCTTAACGTTGATGGATTCCATAAGATCCTCTTTCGATACTCCGAGAACCACATCAACATAGGACAAAAGCCCTATGAAAAAGGCATCCGCCCTTCCGGTGTAGTTCTCTCCGAAAACCTTTATGGATAAAAGTTCCAGAGTGTGGGCACGAAGCATGGCCGTTTCCAGCAGTGTGGACTTGAATATTTTTCCGCCTGTACTGGCATAGAGCATTATGGTGAGCCATTTGCGCATATTTTCACGGCCTATGAGGGTCAGCGCATGGCGTATACTGTTTATTTCTGTCCGCAGACAATACTGGCAGGCGTTTATGAGCTTAAGAAGTTTGAGCGAAAGCTCCGGCTGAATGCGAAACTCAGCTTCCAGCTTGTCCAGTTCGGCATTCTGGGAAAGATGTGACAGAAGCCGCAGAATGACAGCTTTGCCCGGTTCGACGTTTCGCTTGTTCATAACTGTGGGTTTTTCGAAAAAGAACCCCTGAAAAAGCTCGAATCCACAGTCTCTGGAGAAATCGAAATCCCCTCTGGTCTCAACCTTTTCAGCCAGCAGCATCATATGCCGCCCGCTGAATATCTTCTCCACCCGCTCCATCTTAACCAGACAGTTCTCCTTCATGTCAACTTTGAGGTATTCAACGTAGGGGAACAGCGGCATGAACATTGCAAAATATTCGGAGCTTAGAACAAAATCATCCAGAGCGAACATATAGCCGTCTCTGTGGTAGGCGGCCACCTTCTCCACCACCTCTTTCTTGACGTTAGTGGTCTCCACTATCTCAAAAACGACCTTATCTTTGGGAAGAACGTCCAGAACGTCCTGCTCGATTATCTCTTCATCTATGTTTATGAATGCGTATTTACCGTTGGTGAGGCTTTTTATGCCGAAATTCTGAAAGATATTTACAAGCACACGGGAGGTGGCGACAACTGAATCGAATATTTCCGCTTTGTTTTCGACGTCGCCGGCCTTTCTGAACAAAAATTCATAACCAAAGACCTCTTCGTTTCTGTCCAGAATAGGTTGACGTCCCACAAGGAAATTATCAAATATCATATTCCTGCACACTTGTTTTTCTTTAATATAACATCCGGTAAACAAAAAATCACTATTAAACATATATATTTTTTTTCCGATACTAAAAGAGGAGGCGTTATGGGACTCGGACAATATCTTCATGCAGCCAGAAGGCTGAACCACATCAGCAGATGGGCGAGCGATTTCATGCACGTCCGTTCTTCCGTTTCGGAACACTCGTTCCTTGTCACCCAGATCGCCCAGATGCTGGGCATCATCGAAGAGGAACAC
This genomic stretch from Seleniivibrio woodruffii harbors:
- a CDS encoding EAL and HDOD domain-containing protein — its product is MIFDNFLVGRQPILDRNEEVFGYEFLFRKAGDVENKAEIFDSVVATSRVLVNIFQNFGIKSLTNGKYAFINIDEEIIEQDVLDVLPKDKVVFEIVETTNVKKEVVEKVAAYHRDGYMFALDDFVLSSEYFAMFMPLFPYVEYLKVDMKENCLVKMERVEKIFSGRHMMLLAEKVETRGDFDFSRDCGFELFQGFFFEKPTVMNKRNVEPGKAVILRLLSHLSQNAELDKLEAEFRIQPELSLKLLKLINACQYCLRTEINSIRHALTLIGRENMRKWLTIMLYASTGGKIFKSTLLETAMLRAHTLELLSIKVFGENYTGRADAFFIGLLSYVDVVLGVSKEDLMESINVKPLIREAVLERKGELGNLLAILEDVDDANSEIKRNKLAALRLTEEDISDVKFRGLDWLAEQQSVYNSI